One part of the Lycorma delicatula isolate Av1 chromosome 7, ASM4794821v1, whole genome shotgun sequence genome encodes these proteins:
- the LOC142328415 gene encoding ras-related protein Ral-a-like encodes MKWDNYFRSGEGFLCVFSITEDESFQATQDFREQILRVKNDESIPFLLVGNKGDLDEKRKVTLADAQSRAQQWGVPYVETSAKTRENVYKVFFDLMREIRSRKMEDNRMSNNRGKDKSKRKKLKCAIL; translated from the exons ggATAATTATTTTCGCAGCGGTGAAGGTTTCCTGTGTGTGTTTTCAATTACAGAAGATGAAAGTTTTCAAGCGACACAAGATTTCag ggAACAAATATTGCGTGTAAAAAATGATGAAAGTATACCATTTTTGTTAGTCGGTAATAAAGGTGATTTAGATGAAAAACGAAAAGTTACATTGGCCGATGCACAAAGTCGTGCTCAACAGTGGGGTGTACCTTATGTCGAAACATCAGCTAAAACAAGAGAGAATGTTTATAag gtattttttgATCTAATGAGAGAAATAAGATCAAGAAAAATGGAAGATAATAGAATGAGTAACAATAGAGGAAAAGATAAaagcaaaagaaagaaattaaagtgtgctattttgtaa